The genomic interval ATATTATCCCGGCGTGCCCGGCTAAGTGGTTTATCGACACGGTTGAGTCTCATGATAAAACGACGACAGCGAATTATTTTGCTTCTGTTTATAATCCAGAGGACAGCAATGATGGGGAGTGAAGTGGCAGCGAAGATAAGAGCGTTGGTGGGACACTGATGCTGGGGACAAGAGAAGAGGCAAACCGGATTGGAGGCAGACGCTTGGGCTGAGGACATGCACTTTCCACCTTAGGACGGACCGAGTGTTCTTTCCCTTTTCACAACCTGCAAAACTATTTCGTTTCCGCCAAATATTGACCTGTCTGTTCTTGCCATGTTTTTTGCCCAAGCCCTAACCCTGTGTTTAGCACACCTCGGCATGTTAAAGTGGGTCGCTCTCACCTGGGCTGACCGCGTCAAACCCAATTCCGGTCGATGGCGGGGTTCGTGAAGATTGTGAATGACGTCCGGTTCATCCTCCAATTGCCATCGACACCCATCATAAGCAAGCGAAAATGGGACCTCAACCTGGACAAAAGACGGTGCTCATCACCGGGTACGTGTCCCTACCGCATCacaacaaaacccaaccccagTGGAAAGCTCATAAAAGCTCATTGCTGACATCCAATCCCCTCCAAAAGATGCACCCCGGGAGGTATCGGCCATGCGCTATGCCTAGAATTCCACTCCAAGGGTTAGTCACTCCAACATCATGACCTATCTCAACCATTGctaaccctccccccaggcCTGCACGTCATAGCCACAGCCCGCAACCCATCCGTCCTCGCCGACCTCGGCGCCCTGGGCAtgaccaccctccccctcgacgTCACAAGCCCCTCCAGCATCAAGACCTGCCACGACCAAGTCtccgccctcaccaacaacaagctcgacatcctcgtcaacaacgccggccgcacccacacccaccccgccaccgacatcgacatcgacGACGTCCGCGAGACTTTTGAGACAAACGTCTTTGGCGTCATGGCCATGTGCGCCGCCTTTTCCGATCTGCTCATCAACTCCAAGGGTTTAATCATCAATatcgcctccctcgccgccatcaccccctACGTCTTTGGCTCCGTCTACTGCGCCTCCAAGGGTGCCGTTGTGTCGTACTCAAGGACCCTGCGGTTGGAGCTCAAGCCTTTTGGTGTGAGGGTCATGGTTGCCATGACTGGTACTGTGAGGAGCCAGATCGCGAGCAAGACCCACCGGACGCTGCCTGAGGGAAGTATTTATCAGCGTGTCAAGGAGATCTttgagaagaggttgacgtTCAGCCAGAACAATGCAACTGTCAAGACGGAGGATTATGCGAAGAAGCTGGTGGCTAATGCGCTCAAGCCTGAGTGGCCGCTTATCTTGCGGTCTTGGTTTGGCAGAGCGGATTGGTtttgggctggtggctggAGCAAGGGTGTTTGGGCCAGTACATTCTTTGGGGAGTGGATCTTGGACTTTGTGCTATATCGGTTGATTggcttgaagaagatggaacaggtgttgagggaggaggagaggaagaagaagctgactTGAAAAGCCGTCAGTTGCATAGGCACTCGTAATAATCGTCCTCTTCTATTACCGACCACATCATCCGTCTAAAAGctccccttctctcctctcaTCCGTTTGCACGCGATTAAACACACACTTCAACATAAATAACCATCTCACCAAGAAAATATCTCCACAAAATCAGGTACAGAGTAGCCCAAGTATTACACAAGACAACATCCATTCCCAGAAAGCCATCAACTCAACGATTGTTCAACCCCCCGGCTCTCCAATCCCCAACCGCTTCAAAATACCACCCTCAGCAAGGATAAAAGTCTCCCTTCGGACCCGGGTGCCCCCACCTCAAATTAGCTTGATCAAGCGTGCAAACAGGAAACTGAATCAGTCCCATGTCGATGATCTTGTTCCTCATCGGATCCACCGGATCATAGTAGTCCTTCATAGCGAGATTGTCGGGATCAAACTCGTATCCGTTTTGCCCAccgttcctcctccaagttcTCAATGCTCTATGCGTCAAGGAAAAAGAGGTTCTGCAGTTAGCTTATGGTTCACCAGCCGATAAAGtcatcaaaacaaaaacttACCCCTCCATAATATCCGTGGCACTGATATTATTAAATTCGCCCAATTTGTCAAACCCGGGAGGCAGGCTCCAAAACGCATGGTCGCAGGACTGCCCACCGCCAGTCCCAAATGGGTAACAATTCTGGTAGGGCCCCATAGCTGCCAGTAGCAGGTACTGTTTGTTTTCAAAACAGAACTCAGCCTTCTTGGCATCTTCTTCCCGGACATAGCGCTGCCAGAGATTGCCATAGGTCCTACAGGCATTTCCCGTCTCCAAAACAGCCACGTTCGCATCGTCATTGTTGTTCCACGCCACAGGAATCATGAAGGTGAAAAGTGCCCTCCTGATCATGTCCTTCATGTCGGCTACCCGTAGGATGTCGGGTTGAGGCTGTTCCTTcggcacaccaccacctatcAGCTTGCCCTCGGCCATGAAGTTGGCGAGAAGTGGGGTAAAGTGGCCATCCTTCTCTGGACCAG from Podospora pseudoanserina strain CBS 124.78 chromosome 6, whole genome shotgun sequence carries:
- the AYR1 gene encoding NADPH-dependent 1-acyl dihydroxyacetone phosphate reductase (COG:Q; EggNog:ENOG503P15W) yields the protein MGPQPGQKTVLITGCTPGGIGHALCLEFHSKGLHVIATARNPSVLADLGALGMTTLPLDVTSPSSIKTCHDQVSALTNNKLDILVNNAGRTHTHPATDIDIDDVRETFETNVFGVMAMCAAFSDLLINSKGLIINIASLAAITPYVFGSVYCASKGAVVSYSRTLRLELKPFGVRVMVAMTGTVRSQIASKTHRTLPEGSIYQRVKEIFEKRLTFSQNNATVKTEDYAKKLVANALKPEWPLILRSWFGRADWFWAGGWSKGVWASTFFGEWILDFVLYRLIGLKKMEQVLREEERKKKLT